Proteins from a genomic interval of Hornefia porci:
- a CDS encoding 2-oxo acid dehydrogenase subunit E2 — protein MQVGETTQDGKTISKIEKMIGIRKLTLDSLQESMRRAPQVSGFVHADVSGVVKLRAKLKEEGYKVSITDIFVKLAAMAIEKHPEVNCSRTESELIYYSSINMGVAVGTPTGQLIVPVIKNCESKSLLDISAGMKEIQEKVKNNQLTMDMMEGGTFTLSSIGMFNVDNADPILNVPQSGIIAVGRIQNEPVVLEDMSIGICPKAYLSITLDHGAINGAPASMFMRTFSEMAAVADQIITIE, from the coding sequence ATGCAGGTGGGCGAAACTACGCAGGATGGTAAAACTATAAGTAAAATTGAGAAGATGATCGGAATCCGCAAGTTGACACTGGATTCTCTTCAGGAAAGTATGCGCAGAGCACCTCAGGTTTCGGGGTTTGTTCATGCAGATGTGAGCGGTGTGGTCAAACTGAGAGCGAAGTTAAAAGAAGAGGGATACAAAGTAAGTATCACAGATATTTTTGTAAAGCTCGCAGCTATGGCTATCGAGAAACATCCTGAGGTGAATTGCTCTCGGACAGAAAGTGAACTGATTTACTACTCTTCGATCAATATGGGTGTCGCAGTGGGTACACCCACGGGACAGCTTATTGTTCCAGTAATCAAAAACTGTGAAAGTAAGTCTTTGCTGGACATTTCTGCGGGAATGAAGGAAATCCAGGAGAAGGTCAAGAACAATCAGCTCACCATGGATATGATGGAGGGTGGAACCTTCACATTGAGCAGCATTGGGATGTTTAATGTGGATAATGCGGATCCCATTCTGAATGTGCCCCAATCTGGAATCATCGCTGTTGGACGAATTCAGAATGAGCCGGTGGTATTGGAGGATATGTCCATTGGGATCTGTCCCAAAGCTTACCTTTCAATTACCCTTGATCATGGCGCTATCAACGGTGCCCCAGCCTCGATGTTCATGAGGACGTTCTCGGAGATGGCCGCGGTGGCGGATCAGATAATCACGATAGAATAG
- a CDS encoding lipoyl domain-containing protein has protein sequence MAKYEVNMPKFGATMEDGEIVEWYKNVGDPVKKGDKLCSIMTEKLTNDLEAMHDGTLTEISTQVGEKANCGDIIGYIED, from the coding sequence ATGGCTAAGTATGAGGTAAACATGCCGAAATTCGGCGCGACGATGGAAGATGGAGAGATTGTTGAGTGGTATAAGAACGTCGGAGATCCGGTGAAAAAGGGCGACAAACTCTGCAGTATTATGACAGAAAAACTGACCAATGACCTGGAAGCGATGCATGACGGGACTCTGACGGAGATCAGTACGCAGGTTGGTGAGAAGGCTAACTGCGGCGACATCATCGGATACATCGAGGACTAA
- a CDS encoding SDR family NAD(P)-dependent oxidoreductase, whose protein sequence is MVSIELKDRVAILTGAATGLGKETACLMADCGANIVIGDMNVAGAEDAAKEIADKYGVQAYAAECDVTDAVQVKKMFELAKDKFGKIDIVVNAAGICVYQMLHEADPDAVAKMMNININGTDIIDKLALAYMKEQGEGRVINFSSVAGRGGSILVPHYAMTKAAIINLTQSYAMLGAKFGLQYNAVCPGIIKTDIWMKYLRQIIPGDEEKQDAFFDKFCSDHIPLARPQETTDIANAVLFLSSDLAKNITGQALNICGGMHMD, encoded by the coding sequence ATGGTAAGTATCGAACTGAAGGATCGTGTCGCAATTCTCACCGGTGCTGCGACCGGGCTCGGTAAGGAGACGGCATGTCTAATGGCAGATTGCGGTGCCAACATCGTGATAGGCGACATGAACGTTGCGGGAGCAGAAGATGCAGCTAAGGAGATCGCAGATAAGTATGGTGTCCAGGCATATGCAGCAGAGTGTGATGTAACTGATGCAGTTCAGGTAAAGAAAATGTTTGAACTTGCGAAGGACAAGTTTGGCAAGATTGACATCGTTGTAAATGCCGCAGGAATATGCGTTTATCAGATGTTGCACGAGGCGGATCCGGATGCAGTTGCAAAGATGATGAACATTAACATCAACGGTACTGATATTATCGACAAGCTGGCCCTTGCGTATATGAAGGAACAGGGAGAAGGAAGAGTTATCAATTTTTCATCCGTGGCAGGCCGTGGCGGAAGCATTCTGGTTCCCCATTATGCTATGACGAAGGCTGCGATCATCAACCTGACCCAGAGTTACGCTATGTTGGGAGCCAAATTCGGTTTGCAGTACAATGCAGTGTGCCCAGGCATCATCAAGACGGATATTTGGATGAAATATTTGCGGCAGATTATTCCGGGTGATGAGGAGAAGCAGGACGCATTCTTTGACAAATTCTGTTCTGATCATATTCCGCTTGCGAGACCGCAGGAGACAACAGATATTGCAAATGCGGTGCTGTTCCTTTCTTCTGATTTGGCAAAGAACATTACAGGACAGGCATTGAATATCTGTGGCGGTATGCACATGGATTGA
- a CDS encoding enoyl-CoA hydratase/isomerase family protein encodes MKTLLDKRDGIGIITMNCPDNLNAIDVGMSAELLERLQSCDQDDEIKVVVLRSGAKAFSAGGDLVYSYKKLQAGDDIDFTELVENVGKLVLEIKKMRKLVITQVDGVAAGAGASLAISGDIVLLSDRATLVQAFVNVGLVPDTGGTYLLTHSLGMAQAMKFMITGEPMKSADALAFGLATEVVESKELEAVTEKWANKIAKGPLKAYENLKRQVYYAAYRDLPMYLENGEKPTQLKVSHSSDFREGVAAFVEKRKPQFQGK; translated from the coding sequence ATGAAAACGCTTTTGGACAAAAGGGATGGCATTGGAATTATAACAATGAACTGTCCGGATAATCTGAATGCGATTGATGTAGGGATGTCTGCAGAACTTCTGGAGAGACTGCAGTCATGTGATCAGGATGATGAGATCAAGGTGGTTGTTCTGCGTTCTGGCGCAAAAGCTTTTTCTGCGGGAGGGGATCTGGTATATAGTTACAAAAAACTTCAGGCAGGAGATGACATTGATTTTACCGAGCTGGTGGAGAATGTGGGTAAACTGGTTTTAGAGATAAAGAAAATGAGGAAACTGGTCATCACACAGGTGGATGGTGTCGCCGCAGGAGCAGGAGCCAGTCTGGCAATTTCAGGAGATATTGTTCTTTTGTCAGACAGAGCAACGCTGGTACAGGCTTTTGTTAATGTAGGGCTGGTACCAGACACCGGTGGAACGTATCTGTTAACCCATTCTCTAGGTATGGCACAGGCGATGAAATTTATGATTACAGGAGAGCCGATGAAATCGGCGGATGCTTTGGCTTTCGGCTTGGCAACAGAGGTTGTGGAGTCTAAGGAACTGGAGGCTGTAACGGAGAAGTGGGCGAATAAAATCGCAAAAGGACCACTGAAAGCATATGAGAATTTGAAGCGGCAGGTTTATTACGCAGCCTATCGAGATTTGCCTATGTATCTGGAAAATGGTGAAAAGCCGACACAATTGAAGGTTAGCCATAGCAGTGATTTCAGGGAAGGCGTTGCAGCCTTTGTCGAAAAAAGAAAACCGCAGTTCCAGGGGAAATAG
- a CDS encoding thiamine pyrophosphate-dependent dehydrogenase E1 component subunit alpha: MKYPKEYYMDTYEKLTFARQYEMKVPELLATGKLPGFYHLAVGQEAIQMAIYLEKEDADWLSPHPRCHPLYALTCGINDFTTEMIGRKSSLCGGVASYVHIFSPEHHICPSNGLMGENQAIGAGFGLALTEFDDTEGCLILGIGDGTLEEGAVNEVMNVIASRNLKVCMIIENNDITISTRKHDVSRLRDPGERAYGMGLPVMFGDGNDIFEARELIRIGLEKARRGEPNVISLKTYRLRGHFEGDPTVYRDPAETEEAMKHEPVKRCREFLMSKGIATEEELNAIDEAQGKIVNTAFEQAVQAEIPTPEDVIGPELVFAD; the protein is encoded by the coding sequence ATGAAATATCCAAAAGAATACTACATGGACACATATGAGAAGCTGACTTTTGCCAGGCAGTATGAGATGAAGGTTCCGGAACTGCTGGCGACAGGAAAGCTCCCCGGATTTTACCACCTGGCTGTTGGTCAGGAGGCGATTCAGATGGCAATCTATCTGGAGAAGGAGGACGCTGACTGGCTGAGTCCGCACCCGAGATGTCATCCGCTGTATGCTTTGACATGCGGAATCAACGACTTTACTACCGAGATGATCGGCAGAAAGAGCTCCTTGTGTGGGGGAGTTGCCAGCTATGTGCATATCTTCTCACCAGAGCATCACATTTGCCCATCTAACGGTCTAATGGGCGAAAATCAGGCTATCGGCGCAGGTTTCGGTTTGGCTCTGACCGAATTTGATGACACTGAAGGTTGTTTGATTCTGGGAATCGGCGATGGGACTCTGGAAGAGGGTGCAGTCAACGAAGTGATGAATGTGATTGCATCAAGAAATTTGAAGGTTTGCATGATCATTGAGAACAATGATATTACGATTTCCACACGCAAGCACGATGTCAGTCGTCTGAGGGACCCGGGAGAAAGAGCATATGGAATGGGTCTTCCGGTCATGTTTGGAGACGGTAATGATATCTTCGAGGCAAGAGAACTGATCCGTATCGGTCTGGAGAAAGCTCGTAGAGGTGAGCCGAATGTGATATCGCTGAAGACCTATCGTCTGAGAGGACATTTCGAGGGTGATCCTACTGTGTATCGGGATCCTGCCGAGACAGAAGAGGCGATGAAGCACGAGCCGGTGAAACGTTGCCGCGAATTCCTGATGTCCAAAGGCATTGCTACGGAAGAAGAGTTAAATGCTATCGATGAGGCACAGGGCAAGATAGTCAACACCGCCTTTGAGCAGGCAGTGCAGGCGGAAATTCCTACACCGGAAGACGTTATCGGGCCGGAACTTGTTTTCGCAGACTGA
- a CDS encoding alpha-ketoacid dehydrogenase subunit beta, translated as MAEMTMIQALNTALKEEMERDENVFLMGEDIREMGSTFGVTTGLYKIWPDRVINTPLAEAGTANMCVGAALYGKRPVFEIMFADFSTLIYDAIVNQASKMRYMSHGKVCCPVVFRGPQGAGGGIGAHHSQTVDSWFMNAPGLKMVEPSTPQDAYGLMKASIRDNNPVLFWEHKALYRVPGDVQTGEDQIVPIGKAKVCKEGTDITVVAGQLMLMRIFKLLPELEKAGISIELIDPRTIKPFDYETVEASVRKTGRLLMVAEGCREGNWTADIASNIGETCYNALKGPVRRLGAIDSPIPYATAELFMIPSEDSIAKTIKEMVK; from the coding sequence ATGGCAGAAATGACAATGATACAGGCTCTGAATACCGCATTGAAAGAGGAAATGGAGCGTGACGAAAACGTATTTCTGATGGGCGAAGATATCAGAGAGATGGGAAGTACTTTTGGCGTAACCACCGGACTCTATAAGATATGGCCGGATCGTGTGATCAACACACCTCTTGCAGAGGCTGGAACCGCCAATATGTGCGTAGGAGCAGCGCTGTACGGGAAGCGTCCGGTGTTTGAGATCATGTTCGCAGACTTTAGTACTTTGATCTATGATGCCATTGTCAATCAGGCATCCAAGATGAGATACATGTCTCACGGAAAGGTATGCTGCCCGGTGGTATTCCGCGGACCTCAGGGTGCTGGCGGAGGAATTGGTGCGCATCACAGCCAGACCGTAGACAGCTGGTTCATGAATGCCCCGGGTTTGAAGATGGTAGAACCCTCTACCCCACAGGATGCTTACGGATTGATGAAGGCCTCTATCAGGGACAACAACCCGGTGCTGTTTTGGGAACACAAAGCGCTGTATAGAGTTCCCGGTGATGTACAGACTGGTGAAGATCAGATCGTTCCTATCGGAAAAGCTAAGGTATGCAAGGAAGGAACAGATATTACAGTCGTTGCAGGACAGCTGATGCTCATGCGCATCTTCAAGCTCTTGCCTGAGCTGGAAAAGGCCGGAATCAGCATTGAACTGATCGATCCGAGGACAATCAAACCCTTTGATTATGAAACCGTTGAGGCATCTGTACGGAAGACAGGAAGACTGCTGATGGTGGCAGAGGGCTGTCGTGAAGGTAACTGGACCGCGGACATAGCCTCCAATATTGGGGAAACCTGCTACAATGCTTTGAAGGGACCGGTCAGAAGACTGGGCGCAATCGATTCACCAATACCGTATGCGACAGCAGAGCTCTTCATGATTCCAAGTGAAGACAGTATTGCTAAGACCATTAAGGAAATGGTGAAATAG